DNA sequence from the Oncorhynchus tshawytscha isolate Ot180627B unplaced genomic scaffold, Otsh_v2.0 Un_contig_2862_pilon_pilon, whole genome shotgun sequence genome:
agattgtattgagtatacagtccacaccatatctatttagacagtgaggtatcagattcagattcagattgtattgagtatacagtccacaccgtatctatttagacagtgaggtatcagattcagatttagattgtattgagtatataGTCCACACcgtatctatttagacagtgaggtatcagattcagatttagattgtattgagtatacagtccacaccgtatctatttagacagtgaggtatcagattcagattcagattgtattgagtatacagtccacaccgtatctatttagacagtgaggtatcagatttagattgtatttagtatacagtccacaccatatctattttgacagtgaagctaacattttaaatgtggCTCTATTCTCCAACAtgttggatttgagatcaaatgtttcatatgaggtgacagtgtatatatatatatcaccattTAGAACTGAAAGCTAAAACTGTATTAAAGTCAAAAATGTACTATTTGGTTGTAAACTTGTTGGTTGCatatgcagtttgttttggttgtgattTTGTTATATTTTGCCTAATAGTAACTGAATGGTGGATGATGACTGGAGTAATTTTCTGAGTATATAACATGTTTTCTAACACTACTAAATTAATCCTGATGATGCCATGATTAAGGAACatcatgaatgaatcatgaatataATGAGTGATAAAGTTACAGAggcaacaacaaaacatgctaacctctcaccattaccaataacagaggctacaacaaaacatactaacctctcaccattaccaataacagaggctacaacaaaacatgctaacatctcaccattaccaataacagaggctacaacaaaacatgctaacctctcaccattaccaataacagaggctacaacaaaacatgctaacctctcaccattaccaataacagaggctacaacaaaaacatactaacctctcaccattaccagtaacagaggctacaacaaaacatactaacctctcaccattaccagtaacagaggctacaacaaaacatactaacctctcaccagcGCCgtcagagatggccgcctcgcttcgcgttcctaggaaactatgcagttttttgtttttttacgtgttatttcttacattagtaccccaggtcatcttaggtttcattacatacagtcgagaagaactactgaatataagatcagcgtcaactcaccatcagtacgaccaagaatatgtttttctcgacgcggatcctgtgttctgccttacaaacaggacaacggaatggatcccatgcggcgacccaaaaaaacaacttcgtaaaaggtcttctggtcaggctccggagacgggcacatcgcgcgccactccctagcatactactcgccaatgtccagtctcttgataacaaggttgatgaaatccgagcaagggtagcattccagagcaacatcagagactgtaacgttctttgcttcacggaaacatggctcactggagagacgctatcggagtcggtgcagccagctggtttctccacgcatcgcgccgacagaaacaaacatcttgctggtaagaagaggggcgggggcatatgctttatggttaacgtgacgtggtgtggccaaaacaacatacaggaactcaaatccttctgttcacctgatttagaattcctcacaatcaaatgacgaccgcattatctaccaagggaattctcttcgattataatcacagccgtatatattcccccccaagcagacacatcgatggctctgaacaaacattatttgactctttgcaaactggaatccatatatcttgaggctgcattcattgtagctggggattttaacaaggctaatctgaaaacaagactccctaaattgtatcagcatatcgattgcacaaccagggctggaaaaaccttggatcattgccattctaacttccgcgacgcatataaggccctgccccactctcctttcggaaaagctgaccacgattccattttgttgatccctgcctacagacagaaactaaaacaagaagctcccgcgctgaggtctgttcaacgctggtctgaccaatctgattccacactctaagactgcttccatcacgtggactgggatatgtttcgtattgcatcaaacaacaacattgacgaatacgctgattcggtgagcgagttcattagaacgtgcgttgaagatgtcgttcccatagcaacgattaaaacattcccaaaccagaaaccgtggattgatggcagcattcgcgtgaaactgaaagcacgaaccactgcttttaatcagggcaaggtgaccggaaacatgaccgaatacaaacagtgtagctcttccctccgcaaggcaatcaaacaagctaagcgtcagtatagagacaaagtagaatctcaaatcaagtgctcagacacaagaggtatgtggcagggtctacagtcaatcacggattacaaaatgaaaaccagccccgtcacggaccaggatgtcttgctcccaggcagactaaatcacttttttgcccgctttgaggacaatacagtgccactgacacggcccgcaaccaaaacttgcagactctccttcactgcagccgacatgaggaaaacatttaaacgtgttaaccctcgcaaggctgcaggctcatcagccgcaccctcagagcatgcgcagaccagcaggctggtgtgtttacggacatattcaatcaatctctatcccagtctgttgttcccacaagcttcaagagggccaccattgttcctgttcccaagaaagctaaggtaactgagctaaacgactacctccccgtagcactcacttccgtcatcatgaagtgctttgagagtcaaggaccatatcacctccaccctacctgacaccctagaccgactccattttgcttaccgcccaaataggtccacagacgatgcaatctcaaccacactgcacactgccctaacccatctggacaagaggaatacctatgtgagaatgctgtagAATCACAAGCTTGATGAAATCACTGCAGGCATGGAAGATGGGACAAAATACTAAACTtatgactactttaatacaatataagtgaatttgtccgaATACTTACAACTTTTTCAAATGGGAGAATACAGAAAGTGCTTTCCTTTCTTAACAGTAACACAgctatgtatgaaaataccctcaaataaaaggtgacattctgtactatcacctaacacgaaacattctatctcaaatccaaaatgctggagcagAGCACCACATTTAAAACtgtaagcttcactgtccaaacacatgtggtgtggactatgtgtgtctggtaaacacatgtggatctgatgaacagttatcacttgttgaccaactacaggaatactgacctcagagtctccagtttacagtggggattccccagtccagcagagagcaattccactcctgaatccttcaggtcattgttactcagatccagctctctcaggtgtgaggcgTTTGActccagagctgagaccagagaagcacagccttcctctgtgactccacagcctgacagcctgacaaagagatcatcatgacttcacaaacacactgttaaTTTAACACCAGTAGTGTAGAAGGACAATGGCAGATGCATTTGGTTTATTCTCCCAAACAACATATATATTCATCTTCAGTCTCCTAGAATTGTATGGTCATATTGATATACTAATGTGAACACCAATGCACTGATTCAGAATGTTATtcaatataatattatatacatatttttcTCTAAACTGAATATTTCTTCCTGATGATTAGTTCTTATATGTCATTTTATTTACTCACAGAACAGCTCTGGAGGCTTTGACCACTGGCAGCAGCCCCAGAagaccttcctctgatctggagtatttcttcaggTCAAACACATCCAGCTCCTTTTCTGAAGTCAGCAACACAAAGACCAGAGCTGACCACTGTGCAGGTGACAGTTTGGCTCTAGAGAGACTTCCTGATCTCAGGTAGCTTTGGATCTCCTCCACTAGAGAATggtcattcagttcattcagacagtggaacagattgATGCTCCTCTCTGGAGAGGGATTCTCCCTGATCTTCTCCTTGATGTACTTGACTGTTTCTTCATGGGCTCTGTGAGCTGCTTGTCTTTGTCAGTAGACCTTTGTAAGTGCttctgattggactccagtgagaggcccagaaggaagcggaggaaaaGGTCCAGGTTTCCCGTCTCACTTTGTAAGGCTTTATCCACAGCACTCTTGTAGACAGTAACTTCAGGCTTGTCTCTGAAGAGCGACGAAAAGAATCTGAATATTGATTGAGGTTCGTCCATTAGATTCTCATTGTTGTTGATGAATGAGAGGAACACATATACAGCAGCCAGAAACTCCTGAATGCTCAGATGAACAAAGCAGTACACCTTGTCTTGGTACAGCCCACATTCCTCTTTAAAGAGCTGTGTGCACAATCCTGAGTAGACTGAGGCTTCACTGACATCAATGCCAGACTCTTTCAGGTCTTCTTCATAGAAAATCAGATTGCCCTTCACAAGCTGTTGAAAAGCCAGTTTTCCCAGTGACAGAATGCTCTCTTTATTCCAGTGTGGATCTGTCTCTTCTTTCCCAAGATACTTTTCATTCTTCTGTTTGGTATGAAACACCACGAGGTGTGTGTACATCTCAGTCAGAGTCTTGGGCATCTCTTCTctcttatgtttcagcatgtgttcaaggactgttgcagaaatccaacagaagactggaatgtggcacatgatgtggaggctccttgatgtctttatgtgtgagatgattctgctggccaggtcctcatcactgaatctcttccTGAAGTACTCCTCCTTCTGTGGGTCATTGAACCCTCGTACCTCTGTCACCTGGTCAACACACCCTGAAGGGATCTTATTGGCTGCTGCAGGTCGGGTAGttatccagaggagagcagagggaagcagatttCCCTTGATGAGATTTGTCAGCAGAACATCCACTGAGGTTGACTCTGTGACGTCACAACAGATCTTGTTCTTCTGGAAGTCTAGGGGCAGTCGGCACTCATCCAGACcatcaaagatgaacagaacTTTGTACTTGTTGTAGATGGAGATTCCTGATTGTTTGGTTTCCATTGAGAAGTGATTGAGAAGTTCAATGAAAGTGTGTTTGTCCCCTTTCATCAAATTCAGCTCCCGGAAAGGGAATGAAAATACAAATTGGACATCCTGATTTGCTTTTCCTTCAGCCCAGTCCAGAATGAACTTCTGCACAGAGACTGTTTTTCCAATGCCAGCGACTCcctttgtcagcacagttctgataGGTTTGTCTTGTCCAGTTAAGGGTTTGAAGATGTCGTTACATTTGATTGCAGTCTCTGGTATTGCTTTTTTCCTGTTtgttgtctcaatctgtctcagctcatgttcattattgacctctcctgttccaccctctgtgatgtagagctctgtgtagatcttattgagaagtgttgggtttccTTGTTTAGCGATCCCCTCAAATACACATTGAAACTTCTTCTTTAGATTAGATTTGAGTTCACGTTGGCAAATCACAGCAAGCTCATCTGAATCTAGAAATAACACAGAGGATATTAATATTACGCCTATTTTAATGCCTAGAGTAATATAGGACTGTTATAAAGTTTTAAATTATAATAATGTATTACTAAGTTTTAAGTTACAGTAGTTTCTTCTCTTAACTGACTGTATAAATGTGCAAATGTTTTCATAATGCATTAAAGACTGGTGTGactgattatattattattattggtatttcTGATGGTATTATTAATGTTGTCTCTTATCcatctcaactctctctctcctctctctctctctctaaatgaatcaacacaacacatccctgcTGCTACTTGATGAGGTCACTAGGTGTTGTGTTAAGGCTGCTTCAATATCATTGAGTTACACAGCTACTTTAGCTGTACTTTACCTACAGCTTTTAAATGTTATAAAACATCATTCATCATGAGGCAGACAGATCTTACTTTTCTCCAGTGTGTCAGCAAGCTCCTTCTGGTTCATTTTCCTCAGGATGTGCAGTGTGATCTTCAGAGCCCCCTCTCTGGCACTGCTCTCCTGCTGCTCATCTTCAGCCTCCACCACTTCCTTATCCTGCTTCTGACTCTCAAAGCCTTCTGGGAGTTCTGGACTAAGAATCCTCTTGAACATCTTCAGGGTTCTTCACAAATGTCATAATTTTCTCTTCAagcaactgaaataaataaagtaaataagttAAGCAAGAGAATAAATGCTTTCTCATGAACACATTAATGAATGATTGACAGATCAACTTTACTTGagataaacaaaaacaaatgtacataacaggaccacatacactgaatatggaggccaggtctgtttgatgactctgggaagactgaccactgagaatctctgactctgatctctcctgttggtttctgtggacaaaacatgagattacatctcctcatccagggagttcaccagacagacagtcggacggacggagggagggagggaatgttgtgtttgtttaattTTGTTTTAGCACCACGAAAATTTCAAAATGATTAGCCTATGgattatgaaaacaacaacaataaatgggaaaatgggagaggagaaatgactagagacagtgttgtttaactcactgaccaggacccatgagtTCTTCTTACCTTTGTTCAGTAGAAAAGTCTCCCTCTCTAAAGGATATAGGTTGATTCATAGACCagtcactcttcatggacacacagctgggaacaggggaggctggtctctcctgctgga
Encoded proteins:
- the LOC112237773 gene encoding LOW QUALITY PROTEIN: NLR family CARD domain-containing protein 3-like (The sequence of the model RefSeq protein was modified relative to this genomic sequence to represent the inferred CDS: inserted 1 base in 1 codon); this translates as MFKRILSPELPEGFESQKQDKEVVEAEDEQQESSAREGALKITLHILRKMNQKELADTLEKNSDELAVICQRELKSNLKKKFQCVFEGIAKQGNPTLLNKIYTELYITEGGTGEVNNEHELRQIETTNRKKAIPETAIKCNDIFKPLTGQDKPIRTVLTKGVAGIGKTVSVQKFILDWAEGKANQDVQFVFSFPFRELNLMKGDKHTFIELLNHFSMETKQSGISIYNKYKVLFIFDGLDECRLPLDFQKNKICCDVTESTSVDVLLTNLIKGNLLPSALLWITTRPAAANKIPSGCVDQVTEVRGFNDPQKEEYFRKRFSDEDLASRIISHIKTSRSLHIMCHIPVFCWISATVLEHMLKHKREEMPKTLTEMYTHLVVFHTKQKNEKYLGKEETDPHWNKESILSLGKLAFQQLVKGNLIFYEEDLKESGIDVSEASVYSGLCTQLFKEECGLYQDKVYCFVHLSIQEFLAAVYVFLSFINNNENLMDEPQSIFRFFSSLFRDKPEVTVYKSAVDKALQSETGNLDLFLRFLLGLSLESNQKHLQRSTDKDKQLTEXHEETVKYIKEKIRENPSPERSINLFHCLNELNDHSLVEEIQSYLRSGSLSRAKLSPAQWSALVFVLLTSEKELDVFDLKKYSRSEEGLLGLLPVVKASRAVLLSGCGVTEEGCASLVSALESNASHLRELDLSNNDLKDSGVELLSAGLGNPHCKLETLRLSGCLVTEEGCASLASALRSNPSHLRELDLSYNHPGDSGVRLLSAGLEDPHCRLEKLIVEHGGENTMKPGLRKYVCDLTLDLNTVNRLLSLSEENRKVTCRREEQPYPDHPDRFKDWQQVLCREGLTGRCYWEVEWSGRGADIGVTYKGINRRGRSYDCGLGSNDNTWSLFCSDNSYTARHNNNPTTIDVPSSSSHRVGVYLDWPAGTLSFYRASSVTLTHLITFTSTFTEPLYPGFYVWFDESSVSLCQTQHDDLL